From Leishmania donovani BPK282A1 complete genome, chromosome 34, the proteins below share one genomic window:
- a CDS encoding phosphomannomutase-like protein → MLSLDAKVEQWLAWDRDPATRQVIESLAAEKDTAELRRRLETRMKFSTAGLRSTMGAGSAHMNRLTVLQTAQGLAAYVKQQFAPAELSRGVVIGYDGRHHSREFGEITATVMHQQGIKTYLYRHCIPTPFVPYGVRFFKALAGVMVTASHNPKEYNGLKVYWSNGAQIVAPLDASIAASIEANLTPLESSWAPFTATDHVDPYDVVFEDYFATLRSSYAPASDASAVRFTFTAMHGVGTRFTTHGLRHVLGLPASHLSVVAEQAEPNPDFPTVRFPNPEEGQSALALSFATAETYGASVVLANDPDADRLAVAERLPNEEGWHILTGNEIGALLGWWAMERARRQGIALERCLLMSTVVSSCILKTMAAREGAQYSETLTGFKFMGNKALERKASEGLQTLFAYEEAIGFMWGERVMDKDGVTAAVVVADLACYLRKERRRSLVEHLQSLYQQYGYHFTHSSYMMIDDPSRTKVLLQSIRTAASGDYPSQVAGRPVTRVVDLAAQVDTAAPSRRPSLGKTPMITFHVGGGMSITIRGSGTEPKIKWYAELVTKDAAGQQVLNAFVAKAVHQLTQPHKFGLVMRPEDAETFSKL, encoded by the coding sequence ATGTTATCCCTCGATGCGAAGGTGGAGCAGTGGCTGGCCTGGGACCGTGATCCGGCTACGCGTCAGGTGATCGAATCCCTGGCAGCCGAGAAGGAcacggcggagctgcgacgccgcctcgaGACGCGCATGAAgttcagcaccgccggcctGCGGTCTACCATGGGGGCCGGAAGCGCTCACATGAATCGTCTCACGGTGCTGCAGACGGCTCAGGGGCTGGCGGCGTACGTGAAGCAACAGTTCGCCCCCGCGGAGCTCtcgcgcggcgtcgtcatcGGCTACGATGGGCGACATCACAGCCGCGAGTTTGGCGAGATCACAGCCACTGTCATGCATCAGCAGGGCATCAAGACGTACCTGTACCGCCACTGCATCCCCACACCGTTTGTGCCGTACGGCGTCAGGTTCTTTAAAGCGTTGGCCGGGGTGATGGTGACGGCCAGCCACAACCCTAAAGAGTACAACGGCTTAAAGGTGTATTGGTCGAACGGGGCGCAGATTGTCGCCCCGCTGGATGCGTCGATCGCCGCCAGCATCGAGGCGAACCTCACTCCTCTCGAGTCTTCGTGGGCCCCGTTCACCGCGACCGACCACGTAGACCCGTACGACGTCGTTTTCGAAGACTACTTCGCCACGCTGCGCTCCTCCTACGCCCCGGCCAGCGACGCGTCCGCCGTGCGCTTCACCTTCACCGCCATGCATGGTGTAGGGACCCGTTTCACGACGCATGGGCTTCGGCACGTGCTGGGGCTTCCTGCGTCGCACCTCAGTGTTGTGGCAGAGCAAGCCGAGCCGAACCCGGACTTCCCTACCGTGCGCTTCCCGAATCCGGAGGAGGGCCAGTCGGCGTTAGCCTTGTCCTTTGCAACGGCAGAGACCTACGGCGCTTCCGTCGTGCTTGCGAATGACCCGGATGCCGACCGCctcgccgtggcggagcgTCTTCCCAATGAGGAGGGGTGGCACATATTGACGGGCAACGAGATCGGTGCACTGCTGGGGTGGTGGGCAATGgagcgagcgcggcggcagggcaTCGCGCTCGAGCGCTGCCTGCTGATGTCGACTGTTGTCAGCTCGTGCATCCTCAAGACGATGGCGGccagggagggggcgcaaTACTCGGAGACACTGACGGGCTTCAAGTTTATGGGCAACAAGGCACTGGAGCGGAAGGCGTCGGAAGGGTTGCAGACGCTCTTTGCGTACGAGGAGGCTATTGGGTTCATGTGGGGCGAGCGGGTGATGGACAAGGACGGCGTGACGGCTGCGGTCGTTGTCGCCGACCTCGCCTGCTACCTCCggaaggagaggcggcgctcgctgGTGGAGCACCTGCAGAGCTTGTACCAGCAGTACGGCTACCATTTCACGCACAGCTCCTACATGATGATAGATGACCCGTCACGGACTAAGGTGCTCTTGCAGAGCATCCGTACTGCGGCTTCAGGGGATTACCCCTCTCAGGTGGCGGGGCGGCCAGTAACGCGCGTGGTAGACCTCGCGGCGCAGGTAGACACGGCTGCCCCGTCTCGACGGCCGTCTCTCGGCAAGACGCCCATGATCACCTTTCACGTGGGCGGCGGCATGAGCATCACTATtcgaggcagcggcacggagCCGAAGATCAAGTGGTACGCCGAGCTGGTGACCAAGGACGCGGCGGGACAGCAGGTGCTGAACGCTTTCGTGGCAAAGGCCGTGCACCAACTTACGCAGCCGCACAAGTTCGGTCTCGTCATGCGCCCCGAAGACGCGGAGACGTTTAGTAAGCTCTAG
- a CDS encoding ribosomal protein L14, putative codes for MLRFFRARLAPTTTDAAAKLPAGNPVNKTWFRHNLIIRRKGSYRSRWGNGTEGYGAGVPLSDQVKLHCVDNTNCKHVRLIAKATAERFAHCRVFPAVAHRVSVQRFKGRGRGGEVSRHRVKPGNIYWVCLFTRRQTNTRMSGLQTNFDRNTCIIMNDQRVPLGTRVMYCAGRHVNHKYHLKAVVLANFFV; via the coding sequence ATGCTCCGCTTTTTTCGGGCACGCTTggcgcccaccaccaccgatgCGGCGGCAAAGCTGCCTGCTGGGAATCCGGTGAACAAGACGTGGTTCCGCCACAATCTCATTATCCGGCGCAAGGGCTCGTACCGCTCTCGCTGGGGCAACGGCACGGAAGGGTACGGGGCCGGCGTCCCTCTTAGTGACCAGGTGAAATTGCACTGTGTAGACAACACCAACTGCAAGCACGTCCGCCTCATAGCCAAGGCCACGGCCGAGCGCTTCGCACACTGCCGCGTCTTTCCTGCCGTGGCGCACCGTGTGTCGGTGCAGCGCTTCAAGGGACGTGGCAGGGGCGGTGAGGTCTCGCGCCATCGCGTCAAACCCGGCAACATATACTGGGTCTGCCTATTCACGCGTCGCCAAACAAACACCCGCATGAGTGGCTTGCAGACGAACTTTGACCGCAACACGTGTATTATCATGAATGATCAACGCGTACCGTTAGGGACGCGGGTGATGTACTGCGCTGGCCGTCACGTTAACCACAAGTATCACCTGAAGGCCGTCGTGCTCGCGAACTTTTTCGTCTGA
- a CDS encoding aquaporin 9, putative, which yields MLSEFLSQLVAEFVGTFLLVLTITLASVGVGTLAPIPIGFMLAAMCFTFGYISGAHFNPAISFAVFINRKMTLRRTVMYIVVQLAGSFCASLYASAIIGLQIPAPVANGDLANTWQVLLCELVYTFALTSVVLHVCFSRQRSNDFYGFAIGMTLMAAGFSVGGFTGGAFNPAVATGTQLVLCVYKNCDPLFYFWVYWIAPICGAFVASVIFQLLDTHESVPVVLGKEAVY from the coding sequence ATGCTCTCCGAGTTCCTCAGTCAGCTGGTGGCGGAGTTCGTCGGCACCTTTTTGCTAGTGCTGACCATCACACTAGCCTCTGTCGGAGTGGGCACGCTCGCGCCTATTCCCATTGGTTTTATGCTGGCTGCGATGTGCTTCACGTTTGGCTACATCAGCGGTGCACACTTCAACCCCGCCATCTCCTTTGCCGTTTTCATCAACCGCAAAATGACGCTGCGTCGAACGGTGATGTACATAGTTGTGCAGCTCGCCGGCTCCTTCTGTGCCTCACTCTACGCGTCCGCAATCATCGGACTCCAGATCCCAGCACCGGTTGCGAACGGCGACTTGGCGAACACTTGGCAAgtgctgctgtgcgagcTTGTGTACACGTTCGCCCTCACCTCGGTGGTGCTGCACGTCTGCTTCTCTCGTCAGCGTTCGAATGACTTTTACGGCTTCGCTATTGGCATGACGCTCATGGCGGCCGGGTTCTCGGTTGGCGGGTtcaccggcggcgccttCAACCCAGCCGTCGCCACAGGCACGCAGCTGGTGTTGTGCGTATACAAGAATTGCGACCCGCTCTTCTACTTCTGGGTGTACTGGATCGCCCCGATCTGTGGCGCCTTCGTCGCCAGCGTCATCTTTCAGCTGCTGGACACCCACGAATCTGTGCCGGTGGTGTTAGGCAAGGAAGCGGTGTATTGA
- a CDS encoding small nuclear ribonucleoprotein, putative, whose translation MAESIPIKVLFDALHLKVSIEVATGEVYHGTVEELQNNMNVLLKDATKTARGGKETKMDSVFVRGSNIVFFQLPDALQTSPALLRAGEVVSKAKDTRGDGKGFGASRKRARNS comes from the coding sequence ATGGCGGAAAGCATTCCGATCAAGGTGCTCTTTGATGCACTGCACCTGAAGGTTTCCATAGAAGTCGCTACCGGGGAGGTGTACCATGGCACCGTAGAAGAGTTGCAGAACAACATGAATGTGCTACTGAAAGATGCCACCAAGACTGCACGGGGTGGTAAGGAGACCAAGATGGACTCCGTCTTTGTACGAGGCTCAAACATCGTCTTCTTCCAGTTGCCCGATGCGCTGCAGACCAGTCCTGCGTTGCTCCGCGCAGGCGAGGTCGTGTCCAAGGCAAAGGACACGCGTGGCGACGGCAAGGGATTTGGCGCGTCTCGCAAGCGTGCTCGCAACTCATAG